The proteins below are encoded in one region of Chelmon rostratus isolate fCheRos1 chromosome 21, fCheRos1.pri, whole genome shotgun sequence:
- the mrm1 gene encoding rRNA methyltransferase 1, mitochondrial, which translates to MWVFSIAHQQKLQLVWTRRSQNPASLLRLGSQVAVYHATPTLLRPEHSSIDPVMKRRRRVQHKPAVSGGWRDREGSDQSKVWKNEIPVLYKQNQRRGVDSRVSSELRKLCLEDFPAERERPERQKSTLDSKAENLEIVFGIAPCLLALTQGRRKARKLFVKDGEASHRASVLKVCEEAHRRGVQVHRVTKKDLDKMSSGRVHQGVCLQASPLRFLTENSDSASRGRGSSTPLWLVLEGIQDPMNLGAILRSAYFLGVDRVASSLHYSCPLSPVVSKASSGTMEVMGVYGYENLEDMVRSKVAQGWQVVGTVGAEAEESQLPVTQCSDFHMTKPTLLLMGGEGEGLSQKLLALCQTLLTIPAGRELFPGIESLNVSVATGILLHSLLLCRRSTR; encoded by the coding sequence ATGTGGGTGTTCAGTATTGCGCATCAGCAAAAGTTGCAACTTGTTTGGACTAGAAGATCACAGAACCCAGCATCCCTCTTAAGACTGGGCTCTCAGGTTGCTGTTTACCATGCCACACCTACTCTCCTGCGCCCAGAGCACAGCAGCATCGACCCTGTGATGAAGAGGCGACGTAGAGTCCAGCACAAGCCTGCTGTCTCAGGTGGATGGCGGGATCGTGAGGGGTCAGACCAGAGTAAAGTGTGGAAAAATGAGATCCCAGTTTTGTATAAGCAAAATCAGAGAAGGGGAGTCGACAGCAGGGTGTCGTCTGAACTCAGGAAACTGTGTCTGGAGGATTtccctgcagagagggagaggcccGAGAGACAGAAGTCAACACTGGACTCCAAAGCAGAGAACCTTGAGATTGTTTTTGGCATCGCTCCCTGTCTCTTGGCTCTGACTCAGGGGAGAAGGAAGGCCCGTAAACTGTTTGTAAAAGATGGAGAGGCCTCTCACAGGGCCTCTGTGTTAAAGGTGTGCGAGGAGGCTCATCGGCGAGGAGTACAAGTCCACCGAGTCACTAAGAAAGATCTGGACAAGATGTCTTCTGGACGAGTACATCAAGGGGTGTGTCTGCAAGCCAGTCCTCTGAGGTTTCTCACCGAAAACAGTGACTCTGCATCcagagggagaggcagcagCACCCCTCTCTGGCTTGTCCTGGAGGGAATCCAGGACCCGATGAATCTAGGCGCCATCCTGCGCTCTGCCTACTTCCTCGGTGTGGACAGAGTCGCCAGCAGTCTTCATTACAGCTGTCCGTTGTCTCCAGTGGTCAGCAAGGCCAGCTCAGGGACCATGGAGGTGATGGGTGTGTATGGGTATGAAAACCTTGAAGATATGGTCAGGTCAAAGGTGGCACAGGGCTGGCAGGTGGTTGGCACGGTGGGAGCTGAAGCAGAGGAGTCCCAGCTTCCTGTCACCCAGTGCTCAGACTTCCACATGACTAAACCCACGTTGTTGTTGATGGGGGGTGAGGGGGAAGGACTGTCCCAGAAGCTGCTCGCTCTGTGCCAAACCCTTCTCACCATCCCAGCTGGCAGAGAGTTGTTCCCCGGTATCGAGTCTCTCAACGTCTCTGTAGCTACAGGCATCCTGCTGCActccctgctgctctgcaggaggTCGACCAGGTGA